Proteins from a genomic interval of Flammeovirgaceae bacterium SG7u.111:
- a CDS encoding DcaP family trimeric outer membrane transporter: protein MKKALVLFFTLISTTLVSAQEQEAQPTTTFKLGGYVKADYLVTKFYNGEVKEGALIRDFHVPGQIPIGATNVNSYGDFHVKESRFNVDIRSDKFGKPVRAFFEMDFMLSAQGNTNVSNSYAPRLRHFYFEWNNILVGQTWSNFMIVMVPEELDFIGASEGVVFVRQPMVRVTKGSWAFSLENPETTIKYAESPGIAKSNAFTLPDFTARKNFSGKWGSWSVAAIGRQLCSVDSSKTSNCFGYGLTTGGKINVGSKGDDIRIVATYGSGLGRYVGLGLSASSTVSDKEIKNIETINGYIAYNHYWAPKFCSSASFSYFEANNDPLLTGLDANKTAYSGSVNLKYRPTKDLWFGAEFSHGYREIENGDSGSFDRIQFSAKYIFGYDNFKHVFEK, encoded by the coding sequence ATGAAGAAGGCTCTAGTCTTATTTTTTACATTAATCTCCACCACTCTCGTATCTGCCCAAGAGCAAGAAGCCCAACCGACGACTACCTTCAAGCTTGGAGGCTACGTAAAAGCCGACTACCTAGTCACTAAATTTTACAATGGAGAAGTGAAAGAAGGCGCACTCATCCGTGACTTTCACGTGCCAGGACAAATCCCAATAGGCGCCACCAATGTGAATTCCTATGGGGATTTCCATGTAAAAGAGTCTAGATTTAATGTAGATATCCGCAGCGATAAGTTTGGAAAGCCTGTAAGAGCATTTTTTGAAATGGATTTTATGCTCTCTGCCCAAGGCAACACCAATGTCAGCAACTCTTACGCTCCTCGCCTTAGGCATTTCTATTTTGAATGGAACAATATTTTAGTGGGACAGACTTGGTCCAACTTCATGATAGTAATGGTTCCTGAAGAATTAGATTTCATTGGGGCATCGGAAGGTGTTGTATTCGTAAGGCAACCGATGGTGCGAGTTACCAAAGGGTCATGGGCTTTTTCACTAGAAAACCCAGAAACAACTATTAAATACGCCGAAAGCCCAGGCATAGCAAAAAGCAATGCTTTTACCCTACCCGACTTTACAGCCAGAAAGAACTTTAGTGGGAAATGGGGCAGTTGGAGTGTCGCAGCCATTGGCCGCCAACTTTGCAGCGTAGATAGTTCCAAAACAAGTAATTGCTTTGGTTATGGACTTACCACAGGAGGTAAAATAAATGTGGGAAGCAAAGGCGATGACATCAGAATAGTAGCTACTTACGGTTCAGGCTTAGGTCGCTACGTAGGGCTTGGTCTCTCAGCTTCCAGCACAGTAAGCGATAAGGAAATTAAAAATATAGAAACGATCAACGGCTATATAGCCTATAACCATTATTGGGCACCCAAGTTTTGCTCCAGCGCAAGCTTTTCTTATTTTGAAGCTAACAACGATCCGCTGCTGACTGGGCTAGATGCCAACAAAACAGCCTACAGCGGATCTGTTAATCTGAAGTATAGACCGACCAAAGATCTTTGGTTTGGGGCGGAGTTTTCTCACGGGTATAGGGAGATTGAAAATGGAGATTCGGGAAGCTTTGATAGAATCCAGTTTTCAGCTAAGTACATTTTTGGCTACGACAACTTCAAACATGTTTTTGAAAAGTAA
- a CDS encoding NUDIX hydrolase produces the protein MKKENPWKTLSEKEIYDNAWIHVSEHQVINPRGGKGIYGLVSMKNLAIGIIPLDENQNTWLVGQYRYPLEEYSWEIPMGGGTKSDTALQSAMRELKEETGLTAGKWTELMKVHTSNSVTDETGFVFLAEELSQGETEFDETEDLQIKKLPFKVVYQMTLDGEITDAISVCGILKAGHILGL, from the coding sequence ATGAAAAAAGAAAACCCTTGGAAAACCCTTTCGGAAAAAGAAATTTATGACAACGCCTGGATCCATGTATCGGAACATCAGGTAATTAACCCTAGAGGGGGCAAAGGAATTTATGGGTTGGTGAGTATGAAGAACTTGGCCATTGGCATCATTCCTTTGGACGAAAACCAAAACACTTGGTTGGTAGGTCAGTACCGTTATCCTTTGGAAGAATACTCTTGGGAAATCCCGATGGGGGGTGGGACTAAATCCGACACGGCTTTGCAGTCAGCTATGCGTGAATTGAAGGAAGAAACAGGTTTGACAGCGGGAAAATGGACCGAGTTGATGAAAGTGCATACATCCAATTCCGTTACAGATGAAACAGGGTTTGTCTTCTTGGCAGAGGAGCTTAGCCAAGGGGAAACCGAGTTTGACGAAACCGAAGATTTGCAAATCAAAAAACTTCCCTTTAAAGTAGTGTATCAGATGACATTAGATGGAGAAATCACCGATGCCATTAGTGTGTGTGGAATATTGAAAGCAGGACACATCTTAGGTCTGTAA
- a CDS encoding helix-hairpin-helix domain-containing protein yields the protein MKRGWKTYRLFLVGWLVFITNPFQAFSQIEDITAPEESLQEGLFSSDDEQISTGTFEAYDQYLKNPLDLNSATADELALLYILSEEQIQHFLDYKKYQGLLLSIYELQAIKGFDSSTIKRLLPYVEVDTRKALGYKDPFLKRLTKPDKHFIIVRYSQSLNLPTGFFQQDSTPKIYAGSPARTYFRYQLRRAGDYSFGLTLDKDPGERFLLKEGKDKGLPDFYSFHAGIYNRGKIKSFIVGDYQFQSGQGLLFTSGFHLGSNEPVKAVNRYSTGISPFTSAMETGFFRGVAITLQPLNKLFFSTFYSNRKLDAGLETNEEGKLIAVSLPTNGLHRKESEYQKKKVFGEQVFGADLRYKNGPFELGSSMVKTHFEHPIQLPLKDYNLFNFRGKELLAASGYYKFRWQNFSFFGEVATSGKDGFGFINGFSTKLAPEVSMSFVHRSYSKEFTSLYGGAFGENTRNNNESGVFIGLKAKPVKGWELAAFFDKYRFPWLKFRVDAPSGGEGAMLRVKHKPKGWLMWYAQINYRSKGLNFRADSLNIDLVKQTKFVQYRLNADYTANQYLKMRSRLQMSKFTHGASSMGTTLFQDFSYAREKWSLGTRFAIFDTDFDTRQYVYEKDVLYSFSVPAYSGKGTRSYLIFHWELTHNIDFWGRFAITHYTEQYEKGTGADAIEGNIHPDVKFQVKVKL from the coding sequence GTGAAACGGGGCTGGAAAACATATCGCCTTTTTCTAGTCGGATGGCTGGTATTCATCACCAATCCTTTTCAAGCTTTTTCCCAAATAGAAGACATTACAGCTCCAGAAGAATCTTTGCAAGAAGGGTTATTTTCTTCTGATGATGAACAAATCTCCACCGGAACTTTTGAAGCTTATGATCAGTATCTCAAAAACCCACTCGACCTAAATTCTGCCACAGCCGATGAACTTGCCTTACTTTATATTCTTTCCGAGGAGCAAATCCAACATTTTTTGGATTATAAGAAATACCAAGGCTTATTGCTAAGCATTTATGAGCTTCAGGCGATAAAAGGCTTTGACTCTTCCACTATCAAACGTTTGCTCCCATACGTGGAAGTGGACACAAGAAAAGCCTTAGGCTACAAAGATCCTTTTTTGAAAAGGCTAACAAAACCCGATAAGCATTTCATCATAGTCCGATACTCCCAATCCCTTAACCTGCCTACGGGTTTTTTCCAACAAGACTCTACCCCAAAAATCTATGCTGGCAGCCCTGCTCGAACGTATTTCCGCTACCAACTTAGGCGAGCTGGAGATTATAGCTTTGGACTGACTTTGGATAAAGACCCTGGCGAAAGGTTTCTGCTAAAGGAAGGAAAAGACAAAGGGCTACCCGATTTTTACTCTTTTCATGCCGGCATTTATAACCGAGGGAAAATCAAAAGTTTCATTGTGGGCGACTACCAATTCCAAAGTGGACAAGGTTTGCTCTTTACCTCAGGTTTTCACTTAGGCAGTAACGAACCCGTAAAAGCTGTCAACCGATATTCTACAGGTATTTCCCCCTTCACTTCGGCTATGGAAACGGGCTTTTTTAGAGGAGTTGCTATTACGTTGCAACCGCTGAACAAGCTTTTTTTCTCTACTTTTTATTCCAACCGAAAGCTAGACGCTGGACTAGAAACAAACGAGGAAGGTAAGCTAATTGCTGTAAGTCTTCCAACGAATGGTTTGCACCGGAAAGAAAGTGAATATCAAAAGAAAAAAGTATTTGGCGAGCAGGTTTTTGGTGCAGATTTACGCTACAAAAATGGGCCATTCGAACTTGGGTCTTCCATGGTAAAAACCCATTTTGAACATCCAATCCAATTACCACTCAAAGACTATAACCTGTTCAACTTTAGAGGGAAAGAACTGCTTGCCGCTAGTGGATACTATAAGTTTAGGTGGCAAAACTTTTCTTTTTTTGGAGAAGTAGCCACTTCGGGCAAAGATGGTTTTGGCTTCATCAATGGCTTTTCAACAAAGCTCGCTCCCGAAGTTTCCATGTCTTTCGTCCACCGATCGTATTCCAAAGAATTTACCAGCCTCTACGGTGGAGCATTTGGTGAAAATACAAGAAACAACAACGAATCTGGCGTATTCATAGGACTGAAGGCTAAACCTGTAAAAGGATGGGAGTTGGCGGCCTTTTTCGATAAGTATCGTTTTCCATGGCTGAAGTTCCGAGTGGATGCCCCTTCGGGTGGTGAGGGTGCGATGCTCCGGGTAAAGCACAAGCCTAAAGGTTGGCTGATGTGGTATGCCCAAATCAATTACCGCAGCAAAGGGCTCAACTTTCGAGCTGATAGCTTGAACATCGATCTGGTAAAACAAACTAAGTTTGTCCAGTATAGACTGAATGCTGATTATACCGCCAACCAATACTTAAAAATGCGCTCTCGCCTCCAAATGAGCAAGTTCACACATGGCGCATCCAGCATGGGCACCACACTTTTTCAAGACTTCAGCTATGCCCGAGAAAAGTGGAGCTTAGGAACACGCTTCGCTATTTTCGATACTGATTTTGATACAAGGCAATACGTCTACGAAAAGGATGTGCTTTACTCTTTTTCCGTACCTGCTTACTCTGGAAAAGGCACTCGTTCTTATCTTATTTTCCACTGGGAACTTACCCACAACATCGACTTTTGGGGCAGGTTCGCTATCACTCATTATACCGAACAATACGAAAAAGGTACGGGGGCAGATGCGATTGAAGGAAATATCCACCCTGATGTCAAATTCCAAGTAAAAGTAAAGTTATAA
- a CDS encoding YncE family protein — MRKIVIRILLILLILDILFIFGVMVKDAIDFPEVNSAPTQEAPPAIEPQPKKVNEVKRSPVSIELQKIEKISAARGVKSLLMDKKGEHVYAFNLEGMSIFEFDRKSRKLNRALKFEPTKAKGFDYIKKKWFNNSFAEKPVEGCLSHDGKYLWVSLHNAGGVVAWNLKEQDMIRPEMPHKKAMVIAGDKKSSVFLPFIETEKTPKVIAKSPDGKKLFVTNWHSNSVSVVDISSLLHDEWKLVKNIRTGGVPRGLAVPSSGNKVYVAGMGSGKISVINHEKLKVVQNIRRGATPRHLIIDDEYLYASLSSPEKLVKISLQNLKAEQEATTMDDPRTITFSGDSTMIIATCYSAEHIQIFSAKDLTLLGSWESKGKPVGAAVFQNGDMCEVWCCNYSAGTINIFTFKVTYEAEA, encoded by the coding sequence ATGCGTAAAATTGTCATAAGAATATTGCTCATCCTACTTATACTGGACATTCTCTTTATTTTTGGGGTGATGGTTAAAGATGCTATTGACTTTCCAGAAGTAAACTCTGCGCCTACCCAAGAAGCTCCTCCCGCAATAGAGCCACAGCCTAAAAAAGTAAATGAGGTAAAGCGGTCTCCCGTGAGTATCGAGCTGCAAAAAATAGAGAAAATCTCTGCTGCCAGAGGGGTAAAATCCTTACTCATGGACAAAAAGGGAGAGCATGTGTATGCCTTCAACCTAGAAGGGATGAGTATTTTTGAATTTGACAGGAAATCGAGAAAACTCAATAGGGCACTTAAATTTGAACCTACCAAAGCAAAGGGCTTCGATTATATAAAAAAAAAGTGGTTCAATAATTCATTTGCAGAAAAGCCTGTAGAAGGATGCCTTTCCCACGATGGAAAATACCTTTGGGTCTCGCTTCACAATGCCGGTGGCGTAGTTGCCTGGAATCTAAAAGAGCAAGATATGATCCGCCCAGAAATGCCCCATAAAAAAGCGATGGTAATAGCCGGTGACAAAAAGTCTTCTGTATTTCTCCCCTTCATAGAAACTGAAAAAACACCTAAGGTCATTGCAAAATCCCCTGATGGGAAAAAACTATTCGTGACCAACTGGCACAGCAATTCGGTCAGCGTAGTGGACATCAGTTCATTGCTGCATGATGAGTGGAAGTTGGTCAAAAACATTCGTACAGGTGGTGTACCTCGTGGGCTTGCCGTCCCAAGTTCGGGGAATAAAGTTTATGTAGCAGGCATGGGCAGTGGGAAAATAAGTGTGATTAACCATGAAAAACTAAAGGTCGTTCAAAACATAAGAAGAGGTGCAACACCTCGGCACCTAATAATTGACGATGAATATTTGTACGCTTCGCTCTCCAGCCCCGAAAAACTGGTCAAAATCTCTCTTCAAAACTTGAAAGCCGAACAAGAAGCAACTACGATGGACGACCCTAGGACTATCACCTTTTCTGGAGATAGCACCATGATCATAGCAACTTGCTATTCAGCTGAGCATATTCAAATTTTTTCCGCCAAAGACCTTACGTTGCTTGGAAGTTGGGAATCGAAGGGAAAACCTGTCGGTGCGGCGGTGTTCCAAAATGGAGACATGTGCGAAGTGTGGTGTTGCAACTATTCGGCTGGAACCATCAATATTTTCACATTTAAAGTCACCTATGAAGCAGAAGCCTGA
- a CDS encoding copper homeostasis protein CutC, giving the protein MFYPCKSNSRPQGGNFIYTKQELEEMMKEIKFSQQFPLKELVLGVSKPNGRLNIEDIRLLCKKAYPQKITIHKAIDLSPQPLEDLKDLLEIENITSVLMPTAMEDHEVLNKLSKLSEGKIAIIAAGKITNNNIKQVASLIHTTVFHERKIVGQL; this is encoded by the coding sequence TTGTTCTATCCTTGTAAAAGCAATAGTCGCCCTCAGGGTGGAAACTTTATTTATACCAAACAAGAACTTGAAGAAATGATGAAAGAGATCAAGTTTTCTCAACAATTTCCATTAAAAGAACTGGTACTTGGAGTTTCCAAGCCAAACGGCAGGCTCAATATAGAAGATATCCGTCTTTTATGTAAAAAAGCTTATCCCCAGAAAATAACCATCCACAAAGCCATTGACCTTTCGCCCCAACCTTTGGAAGACTTAAAGGATCTTTTAGAAATAGAAAACATCACAAGTGTATTGATGCCCACAGCCATGGAAGACCATGAAGTCCTTAACAAACTATCGAAGCTATCTGAGGGTAAAATAGCTATTATAGCTGCCGGAAAAATAACAAACAATAATATTAAACAGGTGGCTTCCCTTATTCATACCACTGTTTTCCATGAAAGGAAAATAGTTGGGCAATTGTGA
- a CDS encoding acyl-CoA desaturase: MNHKDVKFPNEASSEFVKTLKSRVRDYFKENNISRYGNSEMVLKSIAMISMFFVPYFIMVLGVVTSPWAITAMWLAMGVGMAGIGLSIMHDANHGAYSKNKTVNNLMGWMLDVVGGNASNWKIQHNVLHHTYTNVSGVDEDISPPKFMRFSPHEPLMKVHKYQHFYAWFFYGLMTFGWIVAKDYKQLIRYRKKGFIKGDNKSFNMILLKVTIAKILYYTYIIAIPILVLPSPWWMTLINFFLMHFVAGLILGMIFQPAHVMPSSEYPLPDEKGNLENYWAIHQLLTTTNFAPKNKIFSWYVGGLNYQVEHHLFPNICHVHYRKISGIVEQTAKEYGFPYHSVPTFSGALYQHGKMLKLLGNNELKHLKGLQLH; this comes from the coding sequence ATGAATCATAAAGATGTAAAGTTTCCGAACGAAGCTAGTTCGGAATTTGTAAAAACATTAAAATCCCGAGTAAGAGATTACTTTAAGGAAAACAACATATCCCGGTATGGAAATTCCGAAATGGTGCTGAAATCGATCGCAATGATCTCGATGTTCTTCGTACCTTATTTTATAATGGTACTCGGCGTTGTGACTAGCCCATGGGCTATCACGGCTATGTGGCTTGCTATGGGCGTTGGCATGGCAGGTATTGGTTTGTCTATTATGCATGATGCCAACCATGGTGCCTACTCAAAAAATAAAACTGTCAATAATTTGATGGGCTGGATGCTAGATGTAGTTGGTGGAAATGCCAGCAACTGGAAAATCCAACATAACGTGCTCCACCATACTTACACCAACGTTTCGGGTGTTGATGAAGATATTTCGCCTCCAAAATTCATGAGGTTCTCTCCACATGAGCCATTGATGAAAGTTCATAAATACCAACATTTTTATGCTTGGTTTTTCTACGGACTTATGACCTTTGGATGGATTGTAGCCAAAGATTACAAACAATTGATCCGCTATAGGAAAAAAGGATTTATAAAAGGAGATAACAAGTCTTTCAACATGATTTTATTGAAAGTAACTATAGCCAAAATCCTTTATTATACATATATAATTGCCATACCTATATTGGTACTTCCATCACCTTGGTGGATGACGCTTATCAACTTCTTCTTGATGCACTTTGTAGCAGGTTTAATTTTGGGGATGATCTTCCAACCGGCACACGTAATGCCTTCTTCGGAATACCCACTTCCTGATGAAAAAGGCAACTTAGAAAACTATTGGGCGATCCACCAATTGCTTACTACAACCAATTTTGCACCTAAGAACAAAATATTCTCGTGGTATGTTGGAGGCTTGAATTATCAAGTAGAACACCATTTATTCCCTAACATCTGCCATGTCCACTACAGGAAAATCTCTGGAATAGTGGAACAAACAGCAAAAGAGTACGGATTCCCTTACCATTCTGTACCTACTTTTTCTGGCGCACTTTACCAGCACGGAAAGATGTTAAAACTCTTGGGCAACAACGAACTCAAGCATTTAAAAGGGTTACAACTACATTAG
- a CDS encoding DEAD/DEAH box helicase produces the protein MTFEETGLRPEILKALGEIGFESPTPIQEKTIPHLLNTDKDLIALAQTGTGKTAAFGLPVLHLSDTEFNSTQAIVLCPTRELCLQIYRDLDSFAKYMKGLDVVAVYGGDSIDKQIKALRRGGHIVVGTPGRVNDLIRRKRLDLSSVRTLVLDEADEMLNMGFKDELDSILSAMPEERQTLLFSATMPKEISRIAKNYMDTPDEIAVGKKNEGADTVTHEYYMVNARDKYPALKRLVDINPNVYGIVFCRTRAETKEIANKLVHDGYNADALHGDLSQAQREQVMNKFRIKHLQLLVATDVAARGLDVDNLTHVINFNLPDDPEAYVHRSGRTGRAGKKGISLAIIHTRETGRIRQIERMMSKKFDHKQVPNGKEVCSKQLFNLIDKIENIEVNEEQIEQFMPDIYKKLEWLSREELIKHFVSAEFNRFLTYYEDAPDLNVTSRGRDNDRGRGRDGRSRDRDRGRDRDDRGRGRDRGGDFDRDDRKSNNYSRFFINIGSKDEFSPTNLIGLINDQPSVSQVGVGKIEILKKFSFFEVDKQYEKDIIDAFQGVNYNGIDVSVEPSNPKPSARDRGGDRGGYSGGGRRRSSGGGYSGGGDRGGRRRRSSNSKY, from the coding sequence ATGACTTTCGAAGAAACAGGATTACGTCCGGAAATCCTTAAAGCTTTGGGTGAAATTGGTTTTGAAAGCCCTACTCCCATACAAGAAAAAACAATCCCACATCTTTTAAATACAGATAAAGACCTAATTGCCTTGGCCCAAACAGGTACTGGTAAAACAGCGGCTTTTGGTTTGCCTGTATTGCATTTGTCGGATACTGAATTTAATAGCACACAAGCTATCGTCCTTTGCCCTACTAGAGAGCTTTGTCTTCAGATTTACAGAGATTTAGACTCTTTCGCCAAATATATGAAAGGGCTTGATGTAGTTGCTGTGTACGGTGGAGATAGTATCGATAAGCAAATAAAAGCACTTCGCAGAGGTGGACACATAGTAGTTGGAACGCCAGGTAGGGTGAATGACCTTATCAGGAGAAAAAGGCTTGACCTTTCTTCGGTAAGGACCTTAGTATTGGACGAAGCTGATGAAATGCTCAACATGGGCTTTAAAGACGAGCTTGACAGCATTCTTTCGGCAATGCCTGAAGAGCGCCAGACATTGCTTTTCTCGGCTACTATGCCAAAAGAAATCAGCCGTATTGCCAAGAATTACATGGATACGCCTGACGAGATTGCCGTTGGTAAGAAAAACGAAGGTGCGGATACCGTAACGCACGAATACTACATGGTAAATGCAAGGGACAAATATCCTGCATTGAAAAGGTTGGTAGACATCAACCCTAATGTATATGGAATTGTTTTCTGCCGAACCCGTGCAGAAACTAAGGAAATAGCCAACAAGCTTGTGCACGACGGATACAATGCTGATGCGCTACACGGCGACCTTTCACAAGCTCAGCGTGAACAAGTAATGAATAAGTTCAGGATCAAGCACCTACAGCTTTTAGTTGCTACAGACGTAGCGGCAAGGGGACTTGATGTTGACAACCTTACACATGTAATCAACTTTAATCTTCCTGATGACCCAGAAGCATACGTGCATAGAAGTGGTAGAACAGGTAGAGCTGGCAAAAAAGGCATTTCACTTGCCATCATCCATACTCGTGAGACGGGTAGGATTAGGCAGATTGAAAGAATGATGAGCAAAAAGTTTGATCATAAACAAGTGCCAAATGGCAAGGAAGTTTGTAGCAAACAATTGTTCAACCTTATAGATAAAATTGAAAATATTGAGGTGAATGAAGAGCAAATTGAGCAATTCATGCCCGATATCTACAAAAAGCTGGAATGGCTAAGCCGCGAAGAACTTATCAAACATTTTGTTTCTGCTGAGTTCAACAGGTTCCTTACCTATTACGAAGATGCTCCAGACTTAAACGTAACTTCACGAGGAAGAGACAATGACCGCGGAAGGGGCAGAGATGGAAGAAGCAGAGACAGGGATAGAGGAAGAGATCGTGACGACAGAGGAAGAGGTAGAGACCGTGGTGGTGACTTTGACAGAGACGACAGAAAAAGCAACAACTACTCAAGGTTCTTCATTAACATAGGATCGAAAGATGAGTTCTCTCCTACAAACCTTATCGGTTTGATCAATGATCAGCCAAGCGTAAGCCAAGTTGGTGTTGGTAAAATCGAGATTTTGAAGAAATTCTCATTCTTTGAAGTTGATAAGCAATACGAAAAAGACATCATAGATGCTTTCCAAGGTGTAAACTATAATGGCATCGATGTGAGCGTAGAGCCTTCTAACCCAAAACCATCTGCCAGGGATAGAGGCGGTGACCGTGGTGGATATAGCGGCGGCGGAAGAAGACGAAGCAGTGGCGGAGGCTATAGCGGAGGCGGTGACCGTGGCGGCAGAAGAAGACGTTCTAGCAATAGCAAATACTAG
- the cobA gene encoding uroporphyrinogen-III C-methyltransferase gives MDKKHVNPRLTLVGAGPGDPDLISIKGVKAIAAADVILYDALANEELLNYAKKDCIKVFVGKRAGFHHFQQRKINKLIVENALLHGHVVRLKGGDPFVFGRGHEEVEYVVEYGIETTVVPGISSSMSVPALQNIPLTKRGTNESFWVVTGTTRNGAFSKDLHLAAQSSATVIVLMGMKQLEKIAELFCSLRGNDEPFAVIQNGSRPDEKAAFGMASTIIENVKAGGLSSPAIIVIGEVVNDRAVVNRKLAGLKDASQDQDI, from the coding sequence ATGGACAAAAAGCACGTAAATCCCCGATTGACACTAGTAGGAGCTGGCCCAGGTGATCCAGATTTGATATCTATTAAAGGTGTGAAGGCAATAGCAGCAGCAGATGTTATATTATATGATGCCTTGGCAAATGAAGAATTGCTCAATTATGCTAAAAAAGACTGTATAAAGGTATTTGTAGGTAAAAGAGCAGGGTTTCATCACTTCCAGCAGCGCAAGATCAATAAATTGATTGTAGAGAATGCCTTGCTACACGGGCATGTAGTCCGTTTGAAAGGTGGTGACCCGTTCGTATTTGGCAGGGGGCATGAGGAGGTGGAATACGTAGTCGAGTACGGGATAGAAACTACGGTAGTTCCCGGAATAAGTAGTTCGATGTCGGTACCAGCTTTACAAAATATTCCATTGACCAAGCGAGGTACAAACGAAAGCTTTTGGGTGGTGACAGGTACTACCAGAAATGGGGCTTTTTCCAAAGACTTGCATTTGGCGGCGCAATCAAGCGCTACGGTGATTGTTTTGATGGGAATGAAGCAATTGGAAAAAATAGCTGAGCTTTTCTGTAGTTTACGTGGGAATGATGAGCCTTTTGCGGTGATTCAAAATGGTTCTCGACCAGATGAAAAAGCAGCTTTTGGAATGGCTTCTACTATTATAGAAAATGTAAAGGCTGGAGGGCTTTCTTCGCCGGCTATTATCGTAATAGGGGAGGTGGTAAACGACAGGGCTGTGGTAAATCGGAAATTGGCGGGGTTGAAAGATGCCAGCCAAGATCAAGATATATAA